The following proteins are co-located in the Dietzia timorensis genome:
- a CDS encoding TetR/AcrR family transcriptional regulator, translating to MRPNPLLPFDEDTIAILQSAREVFIANGVKGTNADDIAAAAGVARVTLYRRIGRMQQIMDATSLLELTELAMDVEESFVPYDSIEWDPVRHIEDIFDYTLTYFRESRYIEAIIRFDSGLTTTAMMENSRQDFNVITEWLSRILRNTWASDIHSRQLSDEEIQGRSRALGAMLGHFLQSLVLLPDGPPDLDSSEKTREYARVYMAPIFLIRR from the coding sequence ATGAGACCTAATCCGCTCCTTCCGTTCGACGAAGACACCATCGCGATCCTGCAATCGGCGCGCGAGGTCTTCATCGCCAACGGAGTGAAGGGGACCAACGCCGACGACATCGCCGCCGCCGCGGGAGTCGCCCGGGTGACTCTGTACCGGCGCATCGGACGCATGCAGCAGATCATGGACGCCACCAGCCTTCTGGAACTCACAGAGCTCGCCATGGACGTGGAAGAGTCCTTCGTGCCCTACGATTCCATCGAATGGGATCCGGTCCGGCACATCGAGGACATCTTCGATTACACGCTGACCTACTTCCGCGAATCCCGGTACATCGAGGCGATCATCCGTTTCGACTCCGGCCTCACCACGACGGCGATGATGGAGAATTCCCGCCAGGACTTCAATGTGATCACCGAATGGCTGTCGCGAATCCTGCGTAATACCTGGGCTTCCGACATTCATTCGCGCCAGTTGTCCGACGAGGAAATCCAGGGCCGTTCACGGGCGCTCGGCGCGATGCTCGGGCACTTCCTGCAATCGCTGGTGCTGCTTCCCGATGGCCCACCGGACCTCGATTCGTCGGAAAAGACCCGCGAGTACGCTCGCGTATACATGGCCCCGATTTTTCTCATCCGCCGCTAG
- a CDS encoding class I SAM-dependent methyltransferase — protein MNPSVPNEQYLAHPDPWGTTPAATVVAEVASAMEAGLGVGTAVDLGCGDGRHSRWLAGLGWQVDAIDVDEDIISSARERDSDDGRTGHVDWIAGDALSWSPSSPVELVVIGFVHLPLQRLREVIARAAGWLAPGGHLLFVGHAAENLRRGVGGPKDPSTLPELGDLAAGAAGLRVLSLRHELRPAGTATAVDAVLHATTWE, from the coding sequence GTGAACCCTTCCGTGCCCAACGAGCAGTATCTTGCGCACCCCGACCCGTGGGGAACGACGCCCGCGGCGACGGTTGTCGCCGAGGTGGCCTCGGCCATGGAGGCTGGGCTCGGCGTCGGCACGGCAGTGGACCTCGGTTGCGGCGACGGCCGCCACTCGCGCTGGCTCGCCGGCCTGGGATGGCAGGTCGACGCGATCGACGTCGACGAGGATATTATCTCGAGCGCTCGGGAACGGGATTCGGACGACGGCCGGACCGGGCACGTCGACTGGATTGCTGGAGACGCGTTGTCGTGGTCGCCGAGCAGCCCGGTGGAGCTCGTCGTGATCGGGTTCGTGCACCTACCGTTGCAGCGGCTCCGCGAGGTGATCGCGCGCGCCGCAGGCTGGCTCGCCCCCGGCGGGCACCTGCTGTTCGTGGGGCACGCGGCCGAGAATCTGCGCCGCGGGGTGGGCGGGCCCAAGGACCCCTCGACGCTCCCGGAGCTCGGAGACCTCGCGGCCGGGGCGGCCGGTCTTCGCGTGCTCTCCCTGCGCCACGAGCTGCGGCCCGCCGGTACGGCCACGGCAGTCGACGCCGTTCTCCACGCGACGACGTGGGAGTGA